In the genome of Opitutia bacterium KCR 482, one region contains:
- the cutA gene encoding divalent-cation tolerance protein CutA: MENRIICIFSTFPEKHSAADTAETLVSEGLAACVQIGSPVESTYVWNGKLCRETEYPAVIKASPDALPRLRERFAQLHPYECPEWVQTDCEASRAYADFVCGTRPL, from the coding sequence ATGGAAAACAGGATAATTTGCATTTTTTCAACATTCCCCGAAAAACACTCCGCCGCCGACACCGCCGAAACGCTTGTTTCGGAGGGGCTGGCGGCATGCGTTCAAATAGGCTCGCCCGTGGAATCGACCTATGTTTGGAACGGCAAACTCTGCCGCGAAACCGAATACCCCGCCGTCATAAAAGCTTCGCCCGACGCCCTGCCCAGACTGCGCGAAAGGTTCGCCCAGCTCCACCCCTACGAATGCCCCGAATGGGTACAGACCGACTGCGAGGCTTCGCGCGCATACGCCGACTTCGTTTGCGGAACGCGCCCGCTCTAA
- the nth gene encoding endonuclease III: MTKSQKAKTVSERLDALYPRPAIPLNHGDSFTFLVAVMLSAQCTDKRVNETTPALFARADSPQKMASLSEDEIREIIKPCGLAPTKAKNIKKMSEILCEKFGGRVPNTFEELESLPGVGHKTASVLMSQAFGVPAFPVDTHIHRLATRWGLTDGKSVEHTERDLKKIFPKEKWHDLHLQFIYYGREHCKASACKTPDKYCQLCKLLRK; the protein is encoded by the coding sequence ATGACGAAATCGCAAAAGGCAAAAACCGTCTCGGAACGTCTGGACGCCCTCTATCCGCGTCCGGCGATTCCGCTTAACCACGGCGACAGCTTCACCTTTCTTGTCGCCGTTATGCTGTCGGCGCAGTGCACCGACAAACGCGTGAACGAAACCACCCCCGCGCTTTTCGCGAGGGCGGATTCCCCGCAAAAAATGGCGTCGCTCTCCGAAGACGAAATCCGCGAAATTATAAAACCGTGCGGACTCGCGCCGACAAAGGCTAAAAACATCAAAAAGATGTCGGAAATTCTCTGCGAAAAATTCGGCGGGCGCGTGCCCAATACGTTCGAAGAGTTGGAGTCGCTCCCCGGAGTCGGACACAAAACGGCGTCGGTGCTGATGTCGCAGGCGTTCGGCGTGCCCGCGTTCCCCGTGGACACGCACATTCACAGGCTCGCGACGCGCTGGGGGCTGACCGACGGCAAAAGCGTAGAGCACACCGAGCGCGACCTCAAAAAAATCTTCCCAAAAGAGAAGTGGCACGACCTCCACCTGCAATTCATCTACTACGGGCGCGAGCACTGCAAGGCGTCGGCATGCAAAACCCCCGACAAATACTGCCAACTTTGCAAGCTGCTCCGAAAATGA
- a CDS encoding glycoside hydrolase family 2 TIM barrel-domain containing protein produces the protein MKGILFRTMCAVLAAHAVSVAKEVRDDWQNEAVFRINKEPASATMSFYSDESDALKKRAPDSEISLNGTWKFHYVGNPKDRPLDFFEDGYDVSNWADIPVPANWQMHGFGSPLYTNVIYPFKMNPPRVMDTPDKAYSNYPEDARNPVGSYKRFFEVPVEWAAQRVYIKFDGVSSAFYIWVNGKKVGYSQDSRTPATFDITDFVKAGRNSVALEVYQYSDGSYLEDQDFWRLSGIFRNVSLFTRPQMRIADVFNRAGLTDDYRDGTLTSEILVKNSAKTAQSMKISGKLLSPKGKTISTAESEVSLGAGGSAVCKWKFPNVRDVSAWSAETPTLYTLLIETDYGFDKKSYTAFKVGFKRVERKGGQILVNGQPVLFKGANRHEHSPDTAQAITPEVMRKDIETMKKFNINSVRTCHYPNAPEFYDICDELGMYVMDEANNEAHQLDKLALLNPKDSNDIRYNPLNNPALGWGAAILDRVMNMVERDKNHASIVFWSLGNESRSGASFENAAKWVRQRDNSRPINFDRDGKLEYVDLFAKMYSTPENIEKFLRSEDNIEPSKQHPVILCEYAHAMGNSGGSLHRYWDLLRKEPRFQGGFIWDWKDQGITRKSLPVISVSDAANPARSIAVFDNPMFNRPMYRASAVATPGLFANGAEAFTVAVKLSEKGFEPRVAYEDKRVSKRVPAQRFPTETIVEQPAAFSLKFVESRKVVSFAVWNGKAWDVLETKRGAEIKLPVEIAATAGNGEMAVYINNIKVASREIGKFETFDRQPLMIAPKEKQDHSLFDGAVERMRVVDSVLSADFFGKGRAVCDINFADFTQTASDKTFFAYGGDFGDRPTDYSFNCNGLALPDNTPSPQLAEVKKLQQNILTKLAKFDGKSAEIEIFNDNFFKDLSYAKGKWALTRNGKRVDRGSFDIPETRPQRSSKAVIELAPDDFEEAGEYALRVSYTANDDVLGFKEGDETAWEQFDLGGKFEPEKLPVGKFVRLDNGENAISIDGDNFSVKFDKKTGWLCDYVFEGKMLVEDQMRLNFWRPLTNNDRGAWFNKRFSLWRTAAERAKLAHFAARIDGGAAVIDARYELPAGGSTAEISYKISPNGQIEIRGAVKVAEKQPDLLRVGMQFAVNGKFGKRKWYGLGPIENYCDRNRGVWLGEFAEPIEKSFFKYVDPQESSTVTAVRSAELSGSGVPTLKIAALDGKNFELSTYPCLPQDIEQAWHPDQLPARDLKVVNVAAANYGVGGVDSWGSMPEHDKRIKAGKTYEFAFSIVGDDD, from the coding sequence ATGAAAGGGATATTATTCAGAACAATGTGCGCGGTTTTAGCCGCGCACGCCGTGTCGGTCGCAAAGGAAGTCCGCGATGACTGGCAGAACGAAGCCGTCTTCCGTATAAACAAAGAGCCGGCGTCGGCTACGATGTCGTTCTATTCCGACGAATCGGACGCGCTCAAAAAACGCGCTCCCGATTCGGAAATTTCGCTCAACGGAACGTGGAAGTTCCACTATGTCGGCAACCCCAAAGACCGCCCGCTCGACTTTTTCGAGGACGGCTACGACGTCTCGAACTGGGCCGACATTCCCGTGCCCGCAAACTGGCAGATGCACGGCTTCGGCTCGCCGCTCTACACGAACGTGATTTACCCGTTCAAGATGAACCCTCCGCGCGTCATGGACACACCCGACAAGGCCTACTCGAACTACCCCGAAGACGCGCGCAACCCCGTGGGCTCGTACAAGCGTTTCTTCGAAGTGCCCGTCGAATGGGCGGCGCAGCGCGTCTACATTAAATTCGACGGCGTAAGCAGCGCGTTCTACATTTGGGTCAACGGCAAAAAGGTAGGCTATTCGCAGGACAGCCGCACGCCCGCGACGTTCGACATCACAGATTTCGTCAAGGCGGGGCGCAACAGCGTCGCGCTCGAAGTCTACCAGTACTCCGACGGCTCGTACCTCGAAGACCAGGACTTCTGGCGGCTTTCGGGCATATTCCGCAACGTGTCGCTTTTCACTCGCCCGCAAATGCGCATTGCCGACGTCTTCAACCGCGCGGGGCTTACCGACGACTACCGCGACGGCACGCTGACTTCCGAAATTCTCGTGAAAAACTCGGCGAAAACGGCGCAGTCGATGAAGATTTCGGGCAAGCTGCTCTCGCCCAAAGGCAAAACGATTTCGACGGCGGAATCGGAAGTTTCGCTCGGCGCGGGCGGGTCGGCGGTCTGCAAATGGAAGTTCCCGAACGTGCGCGACGTTTCGGCGTGGAGCGCGGAAACCCCCACGCTCTACACGCTGCTTATCGAGACCGACTACGGCTTCGACAAAAAAAGCTACACGGCGTTCAAAGTCGGCTTCAAGAGAGTCGAGCGCAAGGGCGGGCAGATACTCGTGAACGGACAGCCCGTGCTGTTCAAGGGAGCAAACCGCCACGAACACTCGCCCGACACCGCGCAGGCAATCACGCCGGAGGTCATGCGCAAAGACATCGAGACGATGAAGAAATTCAACATCAACTCCGTCCGCACATGCCACTACCCCAACGCGCCCGAATTTTACGACATCTGCGACGAACTCGGCATGTACGTCATGGACGAGGCAAACAACGAGGCGCACCAGCTCGACAAGCTTGCGCTGCTAAACCCGAAGGATTCTAACGACATACGCTACAATCCGCTCAACAACCCCGCCCTCGGCTGGGGAGCGGCGATTCTCGACCGCGTCATGAACATGGTCGAGCGCGACAAAAACCATGCGTCGATTGTGTTCTGGTCGCTCGGCAATGAATCGCGCAGCGGCGCAAGCTTTGAAAACGCAGCCAAGTGGGTTCGCCAGCGCGACAACTCGCGCCCGATAAACTTCGACCGCGACGGGAAACTCGAATACGTGGACCTCTTCGCAAAGATGTACAGCACTCCCGAGAACATAGAAAAATTCCTGCGCTCGGAAGACAACATCGAGCCTTCGAAACAGCACCCCGTTATTTTGTGCGAATACGCGCACGCAATGGGCAACAGCGGCGGCTCGCTCCACCGCTATTGGGACCTGCTCCGAAAAGAACCCCGCTTCCAGGGCGGCTTCATTTGGGACTGGAAAGACCAGGGTATTACCCGCAAATCGCTGCCCGTAATTTCGGTCTCCGACGCCGCAAACCCCGCGCGCTCAATCGCCGTGTTCGACAACCCAATGTTCAACCGCCCCATGTACAGGGCGTCGGCGGTGGCAACCCCCGGACTTTTCGCGAACGGCGCGGAGGCGTTCACGGTCGCGGTAAAACTCTCCGAAAAGGGCTTCGAGCCGCGCGTGGCGTACGAAGACAAGCGTGTTTCGAAGCGCGTTCCCGCGCAGCGTTTCCCGACGGAAACGATAGTTGAGCAGCCCGCGGCGTTCTCGCTTAAATTCGTAGAAAGCCGCAAAGTGGTTTCGTTCGCGGTGTGGAACGGCAAGGCTTGGGACGTGCTCGAAACCAAGCGCGGCGCGGAAATCAAGCTGCCCGTCGAAATCGCGGCGACAGCCGGCAACGGCGAAATGGCGGTATATATAAACAACATAAAAGTTGCGTCGAGGGAAATCGGCAAGTTCGAAACTTTCGACCGCCAGCCGCTCATGATTGCCCCCAAGGAAAAGCAGGACCACTCGCTCTTCGACGGCGCTGTCGAACGCATGCGCGTTGTCGACTCCGTTCTAAGCGCCGACTTCTTCGGCAAAGGCAGGGCGGTCTGCGACATCAATTTTGCCGACTTCACCCAAACGGCGTCGGACAAAACGTTCTTCGCATACGGCGGCGACTTCGGCGACAGGCCCACCGACTACTCGTTCAACTGCAACGGTCTCGCCCTGCCCGACAACACGCCCAGCCCGCAGCTCGCGGAGGTTAAAAAACTTCAACAGAACATACTCACAAAGCTCGCGAAGTTCGACGGCAAGAGCGCGGAAATCGAAATCTTCAACGACAACTTCTTCAAAGACCTCTCGTATGCAAAGGGAAAGTGGGCACTCACGCGCAACGGCAAGAGGGTCGACCGCGGAAGCTTCGACATTCCCGAAACGCGCCCGCAACGCTCGTCGAAAGCCGTGATTGAGCTTGCCCCCGACGACTTCGAAGAAGCGGGCGAATACGCGCTCAGAGTCTCGTACACCGCAAACGACGACGTTCTCGGCTTCAAGGAAGGCGACGAAACCGCGTGGGAACAGTTCGACCTCGGCGGAAAATTCGAGCCCGAAAAGCTCCCCGTAGGCAAGTTCGTGCGGCTCGACAACGGAGAAAACGCAATATCAATCGACGGCGACAACTTCTCCGTCAAGTTCGACAAAAAGACGGGCTGGCTCTGCGACTACGTTTTCGAGGGCAAAATGCTTGTCGAAGACCAAATGCGCCTGAATTTCTGGCGTCCGCTCACAAACAACGACAGGGGCGCGTGGTTCAACAAGAGATTCTCGCTCTGGCGCACCGCCGCCGAACGCGCAAAGCTTGCGCATTTTGCGGCGCGCATAGACGGCGGCGCGGCGGTAATCGACGCCCGCTACGAACTGCCCGCGGGCGGCTCGACGGCGGAAATTTCGTACAAAATTTCGCCCAACGGACAAATCGAAATCCGCGGCGCGGTGAAAGTCGCCGAAAAACAGCCCGACCTGCTGCGCGTTGGCATGCAGTTTGCCGTCAACGGAAAATTCGGCAAGCGCAAATGGTACGGGCTCGGACCAATCGAAAACTACTGCGACAGAAACAGGGGCGTGTGGCTGGGAGAATTCGCCGAACCCATCGAAAAATCGTTCTTCAAATACGTAGACCCGCAGGAAAGCTCGACGGTCACGGCGGTGCGCTCGGCGGAGCTTTCGGGAAGCGGAGTTCCGACGCTCAAAATCGCGGCACTCGACGGTAAAAACTTCGAGCTTTCAACCTACCCCTGCCTGCCGCAGGACATCGAACAGGCTTGGCACCCCGACCAGCTGCCCGCGCGCGACCTGAAAGTCGTAAACGTGGCAGCTGCGAACTACGGCGTCGGCGGCGTGGACTCGTGGGGCTCAATGCCCGAACACGACAAGCGCATAAAGGCGGGCAAAACCTACGAATTCGCATTCTCCATTGTCGGCGACGACGACTAA
- a CDS encoding GH92 family glycosyl hydrolase — translation MKLGLILGAVSLFAASLFGAEDCAKFVDVKIGTAGTGHTYPGVVAPFGMVQPSPETGYSTWRYCSGYHNDDKRILSFGQTHLSGTGCPDSGDAAFIPFTGNPVKTDYSSAFKKENEIAEVGKYSIVLDDAKAKVEITASDRVALYRIKFFADGGGLFFDFQTGMVGRLPNRVLESDVRLVDDYTIAGTQKVRSFTRRDISFVVKFDKPVKKLIEIDRPKNHKAPRWALDFGLTAGETLSVKCAVSTVSTDGALANLNTLPNWDFDAVAAKTRADWNALLSKFDVSATPEQKKIFYTAVYHSFISPNNIADIDGRYRGADGKVATASNASKHYYTNLSLWDTYRAVIPLAAIVRPQILPEFVNSMLDHFDAAGVLPTNTYWGKETWCMIGNHAISVIAGCIQRGQGGFDKRRALNAMIVSSEKDHRKSDFSILDKFGYYPFDLCNPESVSKTLENCQGDYALSKAAEIMGETAVAEKFARRAQNYKNLFDKSTNFMRGKDSKGKWREPFNPFEFSHAESFGGDYTEGNAWQYTFHVQHDPYGLIALFGSPEKFVAAADSMFAAADTRKEGTYKKSADISGMIGQYVHGNEPSHHIPYLFALADRPDRTAEIVREICSTLYTTAPDGLCGNDDCGQMSAWYIFSSMGFYPLDPNSMEYVLGAPQVERVAVALPDGKKFEVVAHGLSAENKYVKSVKLNGKPYNKKTLPHADILAGGKLEFYMGAK, via the coding sequence ATGAAATTAGGGCTTATTTTGGGGGCGGTTTCGCTTTTTGCCGCATCGCTTTTCGGCGCGGAAGACTGTGCGAAATTTGTGGACGTTAAAATCGGCACGGCGGGCACGGGGCACACTTACCCCGGGGTTGTCGCGCCGTTCGGCATGGTTCAGCCAAGCCCCGAAACGGGCTATTCCACATGGCGCTATTGTTCGGGCTACCACAATGACGACAAGCGCATTCTCTCTTTCGGTCAGACCCACCTTTCGGGCACGGGCTGCCCCGACAGCGGCGATGCGGCGTTCATTCCATTCACGGGCAACCCCGTCAAAACGGACTATTCGAGCGCGTTCAAAAAGGAGAACGAAATTGCGGAGGTCGGCAAATATTCCATTGTTTTGGACGACGCGAAAGCGAAAGTCGAAATCACTGCAAGCGACAGGGTTGCCCTCTACCGCATAAAGTTTTTCGCCGACGGCGGCGGGCTGTTTTTCGACTTCCAGACTGGCATGGTCGGCAGGCTGCCCAACCGCGTTCTCGAAAGCGACGTCAGGCTTGTGGACGACTATACTATCGCGGGCACGCAGAAAGTCCGCTCGTTCACGCGCCGCGACATCAGCTTTGTCGTCAAGTTCGACAAGCCCGTGAAAAAGCTTATAGAAATCGACCGCCCCAAGAACCACAAAGCCCCGCGCTGGGCTTTGGACTTCGGCTTGACGGCTGGCGAAACGCTCTCGGTGAAATGCGCGGTTTCGACGGTCTCGACCGACGGCGCGCTCGCGAACCTGAACACCCTGCCGAATTGGGACTTCGACGCCGTCGCCGCCAAGACCCGCGCCGACTGGAACGCTCTGCTTTCGAAGTTCGACGTTTCCGCAACGCCCGAACAAAAGAAAATATTTTATACCGCAGTCTACCACTCGTTCATTTCGCCCAACAACATCGCCGACATCGACGGACGCTACCGCGGCGCGGACGGGAAAGTCGCAACGGCGTCGAATGCGTCGAAACATTATTACACCAATCTTTCGCTGTGGGACACATACCGCGCGGTGATTCCGCTTGCGGCAATCGTACGCCCGCAGATTCTGCCCGAATTTGTGAACTCCATGCTCGACCACTTCGACGCGGCGGGCGTGCTTCCCACAAACACCTATTGGGGCAAGGAAACATGGTGCATGATAGGCAACCACGCGATTTCGGTAATCGCAGGCTGCATTCAGCGCGGGCAGGGCGGCTTCGACAAACGCCGCGCCCTCAACGCGATGATTGTTTCGTCCGAAAAAGACCACCGAAAGAGCGACTTCTCGATACTCGACAAATTCGGCTACTATCCGTTCGACTTGTGCAATCCCGAATCGGTTTCAAAGACGCTCGAAAACTGTCAGGGCGACTACGCGCTGTCGAAGGCCGCCGAAATTATGGGCGAAACCGCCGTCGCCGAAAAGTTCGCCCGCCGCGCACAAAACTATAAAAACCTCTTCGACAAGAGCACGAATTTCATGCGCGGCAAAGACTCGAAAGGCAAATGGCGCGAGCCGTTCAACCCCTTCGAATTTTCGCACGCCGAAAGCTTCGGGGGCGACTATACCGAAGGCAACGCGTGGCAGTATACTTTCCACGTCCAGCACGACCCATACGGACTCATCGCGCTCTTCGGCTCGCCAGAAAAGTTTGTCGCCGCCGCCGATTCCATGTTTGCCGCCGCCGACACCCGCAAAGAGGGTACTTATAAAAAGAGCGCGGACATCAGCGGCATGATTGGGCAGTACGTGCACGGCAACGAGCCAAGCCACCACATTCCGTACCTCTTCGCGCTCGCCGACCGCCCCGACAGAACGGCGGAAATCGTGCGCGAAATCTGCTCTACGCTCTATACCACCGCTCCCGACGGACTCTGCGGCAACGACGACTGCGGACAAATGAGCGCGTGGTATATCTTCTCGTCAATGGGCTTCTACCCGCTCGACCCCAACTCGATGGAGTACGTTCTGGGCGCGCCGCAAGTGGAACGCGTAGCCGTTGCGCTTCCCGACGGAAAGAAGTTCGAAGTCGTAGCGCACGGACTTTCCGCGGAAAACAAGTACGTGAAGTCGGTAAAACTCAACGGCAAGCCCTATAATAAAAAGACCCTCCCGCACGCCGACATACTCGCGGGCGGCAAGCTCGAATTCTACATGGGCGCGAAGTAG
- the miaA gene encoding tRNA (adenosine(37)-N6)-dimethylallyltransferase MiaA produces the protein MRVKIITGPTCSGKTRAALEYARKHGAEIISCDSVQIYRGMDIGSAKPTKAELAEIPHHLIDVAEPSEKFDVAQYVELAKAALADAVSRGAEIVVAGGSGFYLKAWFAAVVDNLPIPDDIRTLSAKIEAEGGADALAAELLKIDPLAGECVDLKNPRRTKNALERCLASGKSARTLLEEFKKLPCPLGAFTRDVEILDADNDTMLARIKTRTDEMIASGLVEETRGLLERGILKNASASAAIGYRETIEWIGAGEKNTDALREAIVKNTFALVKKQRKYFRNNLPKA, from the coding sequence ATGAGGGTCAAAATAATAACGGGCCCGACGTGCTCGGGCAAGACGCGGGCGGCGTTGGAGTACGCGCGCAAACACGGCGCGGAAATAATTTCGTGCGACAGCGTGCAAATTTACAGGGGCATGGATATCGGCTCGGCAAAGCCGACAAAGGCGGAGCTTGCGGAAATTCCGCACCATTTGATAGACGTCGCCGAGCCTTCCGAAAAATTCGACGTCGCGCAATATGTCGAGCTTGCAAAAGCCGCGCTTGCCGACGCCGTCTCGCGCGGTGCGGAAATCGTCGTGGCGGGCGGAAGCGGCTTCTACCTGAAGGCGTGGTTCGCGGCGGTTGTGGACAATCTTCCGATTCCCGACGACATCAGGACGCTCTCGGCGAAAATAGAGGCGGAGGGCGGCGCGGACGCGCTCGCAGCGGAGCTTCTTAAAATAGACCCTCTCGCGGGCGAATGCGTTGATTTGAAAAACCCGCGGCGCACAAAAAACGCGCTCGAACGCTGTTTGGCGTCGGGCAAATCGGCGCGAACGCTCTTGGAGGAATTCAAAAAACTGCCCTGCCCGCTCGGAGCTTTTACGCGCGACGTCGAAATTCTCGACGCCGACAACGACACAATGCTCGCGCGAATCAAAACGCGAACCGACGAAATGATTGCATCGGGACTTGTGGAGGAGACGCGCGGGCTGCTCGAACGCGGAATTTTGAAAAACGCCTCCGCAAGCGCGGCAATCGGCTACCGCGAAACGATAGAATGGATAGGCGCGGGCGAAAAAAATACCGATGCCCTGAGGGAGGCAATCGTAAAAAACACCTTTGCCCTCGTAAAAAAACAGCGCAAATATTTCCGCAACAACCTGCCCAAAGCCTGA
- a CDS encoding hemolysin family protein, with protein MAYLAITIILTLGVSALCSTLEAVVLSTTEIEIERLKKQSPRRGAILERCVRNIDETTSAILTANTIANTFGATLAGVQCAALFGSGIATAYVFPAALTVGILFFSEIMPKNIGIIYRRPLQPYLIYPLSWLRVAMAPMAKFTSFVLKGLKSNAQKDESGDDEIVMLANKGEKDGVITPQERDLIANSLSLDDVTIAEIMTPRTVVETADYDQNVGEFFAEHPNPNFSRFPVFRDTLDNIVGVVRRRDILTAMANDCHAKKISEIMQPTTFVPENGSALAVLRQLIKKHQQMGIVVDEFASLTGVITLEDIFEHLLGSEIFETDDIAVDMRELARHRSNKGGRKSPFKP; from the coding sequence ATGGCATACCTTGCAATCACAATTATCCTGACGCTCGGCGTCTCCGCGCTGTGCTCCACGCTCGAAGCGGTTGTGCTGAGCACTACGGAAATCGAAATCGAACGCCTCAAAAAGCAGTCGCCGCGCCGCGGGGCGATACTCGAACGCTGCGTGCGCAACATCGACGAAACGACGTCGGCGATTCTCACGGCAAACACAATCGCAAACACGTTCGGCGCGACGCTCGCGGGCGTGCAGTGCGCCGCGCTGTTCGGGTCGGGAATCGCCACGGCGTACGTCTTCCCCGCCGCGCTCACGGTGGGCATTCTCTTCTTTTCGGAAATCATGCCAAAAAACATCGGCATAATCTACCGCCGCCCCCTGCAACCCTACCTCATATACCCGCTCTCGTGGCTGCGCGTGGCGATGGCGCCGATGGCGAAATTCACGTCGTTCGTGTTGAAGGGACTCAAATCGAACGCGCAGAAGGACGAATCGGGCGACGACGAAATCGTGATGCTGGCGAACAAGGGCGAAAAGGACGGCGTAATCACCCCGCAGGAGCGCGACCTGATTGCGAATTCGCTCTCGCTCGACGACGTCACGATAGCCGAAATCATGACGCCGCGCACGGTGGTAGAAACTGCGGACTACGACCAAAACGTAGGGGAGTTTTTCGCCGAACACCCCAACCCTAATTTCTCGCGTTTCCCCGTTTTCCGCGACACGCTCGACAACATCGTGGGCGTCGTTCGGCGGCGCGACATTCTGACCGCCATGGCGAACGACTGCCACGCGAAGAAAATTTCCGAAATCATGCAGCCGACGACATTCGTCCCCGAAAACGGCTCGGCTCTCGCGGTTCTGCGCCAGCTAATAAAAAAGCACCAGCAGATGGGAATCGTGGTGGACGAATTTGCGTCGCTCACGGGCGTAATCACGCTCGAAGACATTTTCGAGCACCTCTTGGGCTCGGAAATATTCGAGACCGACGACATCGCGGTGGACATGCGCGAGCTTGCCCGCCACCGCAGCAACAAGGGCGGG
- a CDS encoding HipA domain-containing protein, protein MKQPSEQALKNTILANGTVSSADIANAFGVSKPTAIKLLGKIGCVAMGNSVGRTYALPRPVGELGASWNLYRVDESANVETVGKLASTNAGYYLDGAYPALFGKEFKSKLFPSLPWFLHEHRPQGFIGRNIVYNLNKSFGISKELNSWSDSDILEYAVRFGSDLAGSLIVGETAKSAFLAGGKPFIDESSRKERYPELAEQAVSNGVPRSSAAGEQPKFCATVKGEDGSFRNAIVKFSGKTDNDINRRWADLLTAEYTALKILKKYGFPAADAELLTAKKRVFLEYSRIDRAGRYGRRGTSSLAGIDAAFIGAGGGPWAEAMRNAAEYFAKGDIETVERLYNFGLAIGNTDMHFGNISFFVGRDLPFKLAPAYDMLPMYYAPLSDGTLRNEPLPSIPPTAESREMAGDFWQTLAESGNVGKNFKRIAEGNADLLQ, encoded by the coding sequence ATGAAACAACCAAGCGAACAGGCTTTAAAAAATACGATTCTTGCAAACGGAACGGTTTCCTCCGCCGACATTGCCAATGCATTCGGCGTTTCAAAACCCACGGCAATAAAGCTTCTCGGCAAAATCGGCTGCGTCGCCATGGGGAATTCGGTCGGACGAACGTACGCCCTCCCCCGCCCAGTCGGCGAATTGGGCGCGAGCTGGAATCTGTACCGCGTAGACGAGTCGGCAAACGTCGAAACCGTCGGCAAGCTTGCCTCGACCAACGCAGGCTACTACCTCGACGGCGCTTACCCCGCGCTTTTCGGCAAAGAATTTAAAAGCAAACTGTTCCCCTCTTTGCCGTGGTTTTTGCACGAACACCGCCCGCAGGGCTTTATCGGCAGAAACATAGTCTACAACCTGAACAAAAGCTTCGGAATTTCGAAAGAGCTAAACTCTTGGAGCGATTCCGACATTCTGGAATACGCCGTCCGATTCGGGAGCGACTTGGCGGGTTCTTTAATTGTAGGCGAAACTGCAAAATCGGCTTTTTTGGCGGGCGGAAAGCCTTTCATCGACGAATCGAGCCGAAAAGAACGCTATCCCGAACTTGCGGAACAAGCGGTTTCGAACGGCGTTCCGCGCTCGTCCGCCGCGGGCGAACAGCCGAAATTTTGCGCTACGGTAAAAGGCGAAGACGGAAGCTTCCGAAACGCAATCGTGAAATTTTCGGGAAAAACCGACAACGACATTAACCGACGCTGGGCCGACTTGCTGACAGCCGAGTACACCGCCCTGAAAATCCTGAAAAAATATGGATTCCCTGCCGCCGACGCCGAACTGCTGACGGCAAAAAAACGCGTGTTTTTGGAATATTCGCGAATCGACAGAGCCGGACGGTACGGAAGGCGCGGAACAAGCTCTCTTGCGGGAATCGACGCCGCGTTTATCGGCGCGGGCGGCGGCCCGTGGGCGGAAGCAATGCGCAACGCGGCGGAATACTTCGCAAAAGGCGACATCGAAACCGTCGAGCGGCTCTACAATTTCGGGCTTGCAATCGGCAATACTGATATGCACTTCGGAAACATCAGCTTTTTCGTCGGGCGCGACCTGCCGTTTAAACTCGCGCCCGCCTACGACATGTTGCCGATGTATTACGCGCCGCTAAGCGACGGCACTCTGCGCAACGAGCCTCTGCCGTCAATTCCGCCGACTGCGGAATCGCGCGAGATGGCGGGGGATTTTTGGCAGACTCTTGCGGAAAGCGGAAATGTCGGCAAAAATTTCAAGCGAATCGCCGAGGGCAACGCGGACTTGTTGCAATAA